The following are encoded in a window of Anopheles gambiae chromosome X, idAnoGambNW_F1_1, whole genome shotgun sequence genomic DNA:
- the LOC11175616 gene encoding uncharacterized protein LOC11175616 isoform X2: MSRRSAVRGLRLLVCSLCLLSYLHPASADAPERSNRRPMRRVDAVATDQVEDRTNAIDQPLDQALQLKYYDVVSVDLVHRLPAGADPAPDTLTLVAAGAGEGAADPEQTSDAKVSPPTPTKPEAAKTLADQVAEGKYGLIHRELFQRRPERLGILNYRRNEEVPLDDERNYGGLRPDEIWLAEDHLLVLKGGSIRHGSNRSGEPDAPAWQPIDDYRAPDRQVQIPANPAVPPPFPVQLRENGPIEFIRGRQVPAFNPFTNESAFLFTNKAFPVIRPEDFGGQHILAGPAAHNATGQHRPAGLQYPPPVNPPPVSDNRTYSNPFLKLPPPALYAGPPAGGSLDEARNRTAGLPPGLDEDDPSLYYPPPYTFEYRGNYTNPVPPGPLVPGIILPPPPNFFILKPAGRSNGTSVRPPTTTTTDRPKATKPPKQYVSVRPHPTTTVAPPPPPPPPSVNSVAPAKIVPSRVEIQKAVLKTFVPVLEVYGAPPKPAKPAAKRPRPKPTVASVATATPAQTPSTKLHKIPPEQPTAGQRQPVYAEYFDVRTSTARPPVGWGDVGVPAGTPQLPRTYLPVGKVEQARPVATGAPPDYGYGYSPIEQFHREVQTIRQTLQIYEKANRLSGKGGRTSKAHHHHHQQQQHPQPSLANLSLSFDGNVYRTLFPEEVVLPPQQLPSGPSYHRPQHHHQPQPYKPAYEPAYVYRPAANSVLPPVDLPTGYYVTSTDYGRHGAGYADAAAQSHPQYYQPTAPPPPPPPQPDLSYIAPVILNNGASGYNRRPDFDPSTTTTKSYLILDHRLQRPQPPTQPPLSSYLYRSGGGGGGVPTGDGQQGVTGPARNRYLEGDILVNYKHPLPVLNPDSEFLPYHHRLKVRKRQNVRGAGEQKPRYHGQPLYNHR; the protein is encoded by the exons ATGTCTCGTCGCAGTGCCGTCCGGGGCCTTCGACTGCTGGTCTGTTCGCTGTGTCTGCTCAGCTACCTGCACCCGGCCTCGGCAGATGCTCCCGAACG CAGTAACCGGCGGCCAATGCGCCGGGTGGACGCGGTGGCCACCGACCAGGTGGAGGACCGCACCAACGCAATCGACCAGCCGCTCGACCAGGCCCTCCAGCTCAAGTACTACGACGTTGTCTCGGTCGACCTGGTGCACCGGCTGCCGGCCGGCGCCGACCCCGCGCCCGACACGCTCACCCTAGTGGCGGCCGGTGCCGGCGAAGGTGCCGCCGACCCGGAGCAAACGTCCGACGCCAAGGTTTCCCCCCCGACCCCGACCAAGCCCGAGGCGGCCAAAACGCTAGCGGACCAGGTGGCCGAGGGCAAGTACGGCCTGATCCACCGCGAGCTGTTCCAGCGGCGCCCCGAGCGGCTCGGCATCCTCAACTACCGCCGCAACGAGGAGGTCCCGCTGGACGACGAGCGCAACTACGGCGGGCTCCGGCCGGACGAGATCTGGCTCGCCGAGGACCACCTGCTCGTGCTCAAGGGCGGCTCGATCCGGCACGGCAGCAACCGGTCCGGCGAGCCGGACGCGCCCGCCTGGCAGCCGATCGACGACTACCGGGCGCCGGACCGCCAGGTCCAGATCCCGGCGAACCCGGCCGTCCCGCCACCCTTTCCCGTGCAGCTGCGCGAGAACGGGCCGATTGAGTTTATCCGCGGTCGTCAGGTGCCGGCATTTAATCCGTTCACTAACGAGTCGGCCTTCCTCTTCACCAACAAAGCGTTCCCGGTCATACGGCCGGAAGATTTCGGCGGGCAGCATATTCTTGCCGGGCCGGCGGCGCACAATGCTACTGGCCAGCACCGCCCGGCCGGGCTCCAGTATCCGCCCCCGGTCAACCCGCCGCCCGTCAGCGACAACCGCACGTACTCGAACCCGTTCCTGAAGCTGCCCCCGCCGGCGCTGTACGCTGGGCCGCCGGCCGGCGGCTCGCTGGACGAGGCGCGCAACCGCACGGCCGGGCTGCCGCCGGGGCTGGACGAGGACGACCCCTCGCTCTACTACCCGCCGCCGTACACGTTCGAGTACCGGGGCAACTACACGAATCCGGTCCCGCCGGGCCCGCTCGTGCCCGGCATCATCCTGCCCCCGCCGCCCAACTTTTTCATCCTGAAGCCTGCCGGCAGAAGCAATGGGACCAGCGTGCGGccgcccaccaccaccaccacggacCGGCCGAAGGCTACCAAACCACCGAAGCAGTACGTCAGTGTGCGGCCCCACCCAACGACCACGgtggcaccaccaccaccaccaccacccccttcGGTGAACAGTGTAGCGCCGGCGAAGATTGTGCCGTCGCGCGTCGAAATTCAAAAAGCCGTCCTCAAAACGTTCGTGCCCGTGCTGGAGGTGTACGGTGCGCCGCCGAAGCCCGCCAAACCGGCCGCGAAGCGACCGCGCCCGAAACCGACCGTCGCCAGCGTCGCTACCGCCACGCCCGCCCAAACGCCGTCCACCAAGCTGCACAAGATTCCGCCCGAGCAGCCGACCGCCGGCCAGCGGCAGCCGGTGTACGCCGAGTACTTTGACGTGCGCACCTCCACGGCCAGACCGCCGGTGGGCTGGGGCGACGTGGGCGTGCCCGCCGGTACGCCCCAGCTGCCCCGCACCTACCTCCCGGTCGGCAAGGTGGAGCAGGCCCGCCCGGTTGCGACGGGCGCCCCGCCCGACTACGGCTACGGCTACAGCCCGATCGAGCAGTTCCATCGCGAGGTGCAGACGATCCGCCAGACGCTCCAGATCTACGAGAAGGCGAACAGGCTGTCGGGCAAGGGGGGCAGGACGTCGAaggcgcaccaccaccaccaccagcagcagcagcacccccAGCCGTCCCTTGCCAATCTGTCGCTGTCGTTCGATGGGAACGTGTACCGGACGCTGTTCCCGGAGGAGGTGGTGCTGCCACCGCAGCAGCTCCCAAGTGGGCCCTCCTATCACCGcccgcagcaccaccaccagccgcaGCCGTACAAACCGGCCTACGAGCCCGCGTACGTGTATCGCCCCGCCGCCAACAGCGTCCTGCCGCCGGTCGACCTCCCGACCGGCTACTACGTCACCAGCACCGATTACGGCCGGCACGGCGCGGGCTACGCGGATGCGGCGGCCCAATCGCACCCACAGTACTACCAGCCGactgcaccaccaccgccaccaccgccccaGCCCGACCTGTCCTACATTGCGCCCGTCATACTGAACAATGGCGCGAGCGGGTACAACCGCCGCCCCGACTTTGacccctccaccaccaccaccaagtcCTACCTCATCCTGGACCATCGGCTCCAGCGGCCCCAGCCGCCGACCCAGCCGCCCCTGTCGTCCTACCTGTAccgcagcggcggcggcggcggcggcgtcccAACCGGTGACGGGCAGCAGGGGGTGACGGGCCCGGCGCGTAACCGGTACCTCGAGGGGGACATACTGGTGAACTACAAACATCCGCTGCCGGTGCTCAACCCGGACAGCGAGTTCCTGCCCTACCATCACCGGCTGAAGGTGCGCAAGCGGCAGAATGTGCGCGGGGCGGGCGAGCAGAAGCCGCGCTACCATGGCCAGCCGCTCTACAACCACCGGTAG
- the LOC11175616 gene encoding uncharacterized protein LOC11175616 isoform X1: protein MSRRSAVRGLRLLVCSLCLLSYLHPASADAPERSSNRRPMRRVDAVATDQVEDRTNAIDQPLDQALQLKYYDVVSVDLVHRLPAGADPAPDTLTLVAAGAGEGAADPEQTSDAKVSPPTPTKPEAAKTLADQVAEGKYGLIHRELFQRRPERLGILNYRRNEEVPLDDERNYGGLRPDEIWLAEDHLLVLKGGSIRHGSNRSGEPDAPAWQPIDDYRAPDRQVQIPANPAVPPPFPVQLRENGPIEFIRGRQVPAFNPFTNESAFLFTNKAFPVIRPEDFGGQHILAGPAAHNATGQHRPAGLQYPPPVNPPPVSDNRTYSNPFLKLPPPALYAGPPAGGSLDEARNRTAGLPPGLDEDDPSLYYPPPYTFEYRGNYTNPVPPGPLVPGIILPPPPNFFILKPAGRSNGTSVRPPTTTTTDRPKATKPPKQYVSVRPHPTTTVAPPPPPPPPSVNSVAPAKIVPSRVEIQKAVLKTFVPVLEVYGAPPKPAKPAAKRPRPKPTVASVATATPAQTPSTKLHKIPPEQPTAGQRQPVYAEYFDVRTSTARPPVGWGDVGVPAGTPQLPRTYLPVGKVEQARPVATGAPPDYGYGYSPIEQFHREVQTIRQTLQIYEKANRLSGKGGRTSKAHHHHHQQQQHPQPSLANLSLSFDGNVYRTLFPEEVVLPPQQLPSGPSYHRPQHHHQPQPYKPAYEPAYVYRPAANSVLPPVDLPTGYYVTSTDYGRHGAGYADAAAQSHPQYYQPTAPPPPPPPQPDLSYIAPVILNNGASGYNRRPDFDPSTTTTKSYLILDHRLQRPQPPTQPPLSSYLYRSGGGGGGVPTGDGQQGVTGPARNRYLEGDILVNYKHPLPVLNPDSEFLPYHHRLKVRKRQNVRGAGEQKPRYHGQPLYNHR from the exons ATGTCTCGTCGCAGTGCCGTCCGGGGCCTTCGACTGCTGGTCTGTTCGCTGTGTCTGCTCAGCTACCTGCACCCGGCCTCGGCAGATGCTCCCGAACG CAGCAGTAACCGGCGGCCAATGCGCCGGGTGGACGCGGTGGCCACCGACCAGGTGGAGGACCGCACCAACGCAATCGACCAGCCGCTCGACCAGGCCCTCCAGCTCAAGTACTACGACGTTGTCTCGGTCGACCTGGTGCACCGGCTGCCGGCCGGCGCCGACCCCGCGCCCGACACGCTCACCCTAGTGGCGGCCGGTGCCGGCGAAGGTGCCGCCGACCCGGAGCAAACGTCCGACGCCAAGGTTTCCCCCCCGACCCCGACCAAGCCCGAGGCGGCCAAAACGCTAGCGGACCAGGTGGCCGAGGGCAAGTACGGCCTGATCCACCGCGAGCTGTTCCAGCGGCGCCCCGAGCGGCTCGGCATCCTCAACTACCGCCGCAACGAGGAGGTCCCGCTGGACGACGAGCGCAACTACGGCGGGCTCCGGCCGGACGAGATCTGGCTCGCCGAGGACCACCTGCTCGTGCTCAAGGGCGGCTCGATCCGGCACGGCAGCAACCGGTCCGGCGAGCCGGACGCGCCCGCCTGGCAGCCGATCGACGACTACCGGGCGCCGGACCGCCAGGTCCAGATCCCGGCGAACCCGGCCGTCCCGCCACCCTTTCCCGTGCAGCTGCGCGAGAACGGGCCGATTGAGTTTATCCGCGGTCGTCAGGTGCCGGCATTTAATCCGTTCACTAACGAGTCGGCCTTCCTCTTCACCAACAAAGCGTTCCCGGTCATACGGCCGGAAGATTTCGGCGGGCAGCATATTCTTGCCGGGCCGGCGGCGCACAATGCTACTGGCCAGCACCGCCCGGCCGGGCTCCAGTATCCGCCCCCGGTCAACCCGCCGCCCGTCAGCGACAACCGCACGTACTCGAACCCGTTCCTGAAGCTGCCCCCGCCGGCGCTGTACGCTGGGCCGCCGGCCGGCGGCTCGCTGGACGAGGCGCGCAACCGCACGGCCGGGCTGCCGCCGGGGCTGGACGAGGACGACCCCTCGCTCTACTACCCGCCGCCGTACACGTTCGAGTACCGGGGCAACTACACGAATCCGGTCCCGCCGGGCCCGCTCGTGCCCGGCATCATCCTGCCCCCGCCGCCCAACTTTTTCATCCTGAAGCCTGCCGGCAGAAGCAATGGGACCAGCGTGCGGccgcccaccaccaccaccacggacCGGCCGAAGGCTACCAAACCACCGAAGCAGTACGTCAGTGTGCGGCCCCACCCAACGACCACGgtggcaccaccaccaccaccaccacccccttcGGTGAACAGTGTAGCGCCGGCGAAGATTGTGCCGTCGCGCGTCGAAATTCAAAAAGCCGTCCTCAAAACGTTCGTGCCCGTGCTGGAGGTGTACGGTGCGCCGCCGAAGCCCGCCAAACCGGCCGCGAAGCGACCGCGCCCGAAACCGACCGTCGCCAGCGTCGCTACCGCCACGCCCGCCCAAACGCCGTCCACCAAGCTGCACAAGATTCCGCCCGAGCAGCCGACCGCCGGCCAGCGGCAGCCGGTGTACGCCGAGTACTTTGACGTGCGCACCTCCACGGCCAGACCGCCGGTGGGCTGGGGCGACGTGGGCGTGCCCGCCGGTACGCCCCAGCTGCCCCGCACCTACCTCCCGGTCGGCAAGGTGGAGCAGGCCCGCCCGGTTGCGACGGGCGCCCCGCCCGACTACGGCTACGGCTACAGCCCGATCGAGCAGTTCCATCGCGAGGTGCAGACGATCCGCCAGACGCTCCAGATCTACGAGAAGGCGAACAGGCTGTCGGGCAAGGGGGGCAGGACGTCGAaggcgcaccaccaccaccaccagcagcagcagcacccccAGCCGTCCCTTGCCAATCTGTCGCTGTCGTTCGATGGGAACGTGTACCGGACGCTGTTCCCGGAGGAGGTGGTGCTGCCACCGCAGCAGCTCCCAAGTGGGCCCTCCTATCACCGcccgcagcaccaccaccagccgcaGCCGTACAAACCGGCCTACGAGCCCGCGTACGTGTATCGCCCCGCCGCCAACAGCGTCCTGCCGCCGGTCGACCTCCCGACCGGCTACTACGTCACCAGCACCGATTACGGCCGGCACGGCGCGGGCTACGCGGATGCGGCGGCCCAATCGCACCCACAGTACTACCAGCCGactgcaccaccaccgccaccaccgccccaGCCCGACCTGTCCTACATTGCGCCCGTCATACTGAACAATGGCGCGAGCGGGTACAACCGCCGCCCCGACTTTGacccctccaccaccaccaccaagtcCTACCTCATCCTGGACCATCGGCTCCAGCGGCCCCAGCCGCCGACCCAGCCGCCCCTGTCGTCCTACCTGTAccgcagcggcggcggcggcggcggcgtcccAACCGGTGACGGGCAGCAGGGGGTGACGGGCCCGGCGCGTAACCGGTACCTCGAGGGGGACATACTGGTGAACTACAAACATCCGCTGCCGGTGCTCAACCCGGACAGCGAGTTCCTGCCCTACCATCACCGGCTGAAGGTGCGCAAGCGGCAGAATGTGCGCGGGGCGGGCGAGCAGAAGCCGCGCTACCATGGCCAGCCGCTCTACAACCACCGGTAG
- the LOC1272000 gene encoding ionotropic receptor 93a: MVLRLVGLWSILLLLLLLVLRPDPAVGDDFPSLLSTNASMAIILDREYLGADYERTLDETKNVVEKLIREHLKNGGLIVKYYSWTSINLKRDFSAVLSVSSCKNTWDIYQEAVRERLVMLSITDPDCPRLPTNNAIMIPRSDGSGSNAFDEVSQIILDMKSSRAINWHTATLLYDQVYDAEISRCILSLLEDREGIKPLTLTEFKINAPTHSWEKRKEIRRTLLGIPTAYTGRNFIAIVNIATLTLLMEISKDLKLVNPFAQWLYLIPNTEKANSNFTTQSTLINEGDNVAFVYNSGSKAQNCTVSVLCYIESYLLHFIRSLSKLIREEQVVFGQISDEEWEIIRPSKQERKTKFLQMIKAAITSKDECNKCSQWKIQSAETWGYVYRTDFLTDGADLQERRKYTMLDIGYWSPQDGFMLTDALFPHTQYGFRGVQLIFYSYHNPPWQFVAYNDSGSPVISSGVVYDILNELSRKLNFTYTMVISQPAEINGSLVEGNTSSVYDLKTISSDIPQEIFSTLVNNKILLAAVGATVNEKQKKFVSFTDPISIQTYSFVISRPRELSRVLLFLSPFGSDTWLCLAAAVALMGPILCAINKLSPYYEVHNKPTDTGLGKVNNCFWYIYGALLQQGGLYLPYADSGRIIIGTWWLVVLVIVTTYCGNLVAFLTFPKIDIPVNRVMQLLRNDRGMTWSIRRGTFLEEMLMDSTEPKYMQLYKGSQIIGELTDELVERIEAGQHVHIDWRNNLRYLMKRQFLRTDRCDFALSTDEFLDEQIALVMPKDSPYLELVNEEIKRMHQFGFIQRWVAQYLPAKDKCSGTGRVMDVQNHTVNSSDMAGSYWILLLGFVSGLFVFVCEFAVAWYRKSRAAQAATVAYRD; encoded by the exons ATGGTGCTGCGGTTAGTTGGTCTTTGGTCGatacttttgctgctgctgctgctagtgctaCGACCCGATCCGGCTGTCGGTGATGACTTCCCGTCGCTTCTGTCCACGAACGCCTCCATGG CGATCATCCTCGATCGTGAGTATCTCGGCGCCGACTACGAGCGGACGCTCGACGAGACGAAGAACGTCGTGGAGAAGCTGATCCGGGAGCATCTGAAGAATGGTGGCCTGATCGTGAAGTACTACTCCTGGACGAGCATCAATCTCAAGCGGG ATTTCTCCGCCGTCCTGTCGGTTTCGAGCTGCAAAAACACCTGGGACATCTATCAGGAGGCCGTGCGGGAGCGGCTGGTAATGCTGAGCATCACCGATCCGGACTGTCCGCGGCTGCCCACCAACAACGCAATCATG ATCCCGCGCAGCGATGGGTCCGGCAGCAACGCCTTCGACGAGGTGTCGCAGATCATACTTGACATGAAGAGCTCGCGGGCGATCAATTGGCACACGGCCACCCTGCTGTACGATCAGGTTTACG ACGCGGAAATAAGTCGCTGCATACTGTCCCTGCTGGAGGACCGGGAGGGCATCAAGCCGCTCACGCTGACCGAGTTCAAGATCAACGCGCCGACCCACAGCTGGGAAAAGCGGAAGGAGATCCGCCGGACGCTGCTCGGCATACCGACAGCGTACACAG GCAGAAACTTCATCGCCATCGTCAACATCGCGACGCTGACGTTGCTGATGGAGATATCGAAG GACCTGAAGCTGGTGAATCCGTTCGCCCAGTGGCTCTACCTCATACCGAACACCGAGAAAGCGAACAGCAACTTTACAACCCAGTCCACCCTGATCAACGAGGGTGACAATGTCGCGTTTGTGTACAACAGTGGCAGCAAGGCGCAGAACTGCACGGTCAGCGTGCTGTGCTATATCGAGTCGTACCTGCTGCACTTCATCCGCAGCCTGTCGAAGCTGATCCGCGAGGAGCAGGTCGTGTTTGGGCAGATATCGGACGAGGAGTGGGAAATCATACGCCCGAGCAAGCAGGAGCGCAAAACGAAGTTCCTGCAAATGATAAAG GCTGCCATCACATCGAAGGATGAGTGCAACAAGTGCTCCCAGTGGAAGATCCAGTCGGCCGAAACGTGGGGTTACGTATATAGGACCGACTTTTTGACGG ACGGGGCCGACCTGCAGGAGCGCAGAAAGTACACCATGCTGGACATTGGCTACTGGTCGCCGCAGGATGGTTTCATGCTAACCGACGCACTGTTTCCCCACACGCAGTACGGCTTCCGTGGTGTGCAGCTCATCTTCTACAGCTACCAT AACCCACCGTGGCAGTTCGTGGCGTACAACGATTCGGGCAGCCCAGTAATCTCCAGCGGTGTCGTCTACGACATCCTGAACGAGCTGTCGCGCAAGCTGAACTTCACCTACACGATGGTGATCTCACAGCCGGCGGAGATTAATGGATCGCTCGTCGAAGGGAACACATCT TCCGTGTACGATTTGAAAACCATCTCGTCCGATATTCCGCAAGAAATTTTCAGCACCCTCGTCAACAACAAG ATCTTGCTGGCTGCCGTTGGTGCGACCGTGAACGAAAAGCAGAAGAAGTTTGTTAGCTTCACCGACCCGATCAGCATCCAGACGTACAGCTTCGTCATATCCCGTCCACG CGAGCTGAGCCGAGTGCTCCTGTTTCTGTCACCCTTCGGTTCGGAC acATGGCTATGCTTAGCGGCAGCTGTCGCCCTCATGGGACCCATCCTATGTGCGATCAACAAGCTCAGCCCGTACTACGAGGTGCACAACAAACCGACCGACACCGGGCTGGGGAAGGTGAACAACTGCTTCTGGTACATCTATGGTGCGCTACTGCAGCAAG GAGGACTATACCTACCGTATGCGGACAGCGGACGAATCATCATCGGTACCTGGTGGTTGG TCGTGCTGGTGATAGTCACCACCTACTGTGGCAACTTGGTCGCTTTTCTAACCTTTCCTAAGATTGATATCCCGGTCAATCGGGTAATGCAGCTGCTGCGCAACGACCGTGGCATGACGTGGAGCATTCGGCGCGGCACCTTCCTGGAGGAGATGCTAATG GACTCGACCGAACCGAAGTACATGCAGCTGTACAAGGGCAGCCAGATCATTGGCGAGCTGACGGACGAGCTGGTCGAGCGGATCGAGGCCGGCCAGCACGTGCACATCGACTGGCGGAACAACCTGCGCTACCTGATGAAGCGCCAGTTCCTGCGGACGGACCGGTGCGACTTTGCGCTCAGCACGGACGAGTTTCTGGACGAGCAGATTGCGCTGGTAATGCCGAAGGACAGCCCGTACCTGGAGCTGGTGAACGAGGAGATCAAGCGGATGCACCAGTTCGGGTTCATTCAGCGCTGGGTCGCCCAGTACCTGCCGGCGAAGGACAAGTGCAGTGGGACGGGTCGGGTCATGGACGTGCAGAACCACACGGTGAACAGTTCGGACATGGCCGGATCGTACTGGATCCTGCTGCTTGGCTTCGTGAGCGGCCtgttcgtgtttgtgtgcgagttTGCCGTCGCCTGGTACCGGAAGAGTCGGGCAGCGCAGGCGGCCACCGTCGCGTACCGTGACTAA
- the LOC1271998 gene encoding beta-1,3-galactosyltransferase 5, which translates to MMPCPGLKVSHVIFVIVIVITIVFYSSLNGRQFILEQRRYANHRKNDPSALVASNRTVPGAAAAAAAPPDKALLVPAGPPVEPGTVRQKCNVFQMVVQRCGFDVLQKSVERTQQQQQAVDRNQTQLLLAQQREKEQQEQETGPEHVDNIQRIPNPSAVKSAAAAGSSSSSSSSSSSSSSSLPPAPQPTALEAEGERVIKTRDLYHSGHLPDAACVANLCPRNGTDVTLLIVVTSAPTHREQRLAIRQAWGHYGSRRDISIGFIVGQTNDARTEDQLAAESYMYSDLIRGYFIDSYSNLTLKTISMLEWAKLHCPSASFLLKTDDDMFINVPKLLQFMEAHGNQRRTIFGRLAKKWKPIRNKKSKYYVSPEQYYPPVFPSFTTGPAYLLTADIVGEMFDKSLSQTYLKLEDVYMTGIVAQLLNIHRINVKEFLNRRIAFNQCNIKKAISIHMVKNNEQLDLWKKQVDTSVACT; encoded by the exons ATGATGCCCTGCCCGGGGTTGAAGGTGTCGCACGTGATATTTGTGATCGTCATCGTGATAACGATAGTGTTCTACTCGTCGCTCAATGGCCGCCAGTTCATACTCGAGCAGCGCCGGTACGCGAACCACCGGAAGAACGACCCGAGCGCGCTGGTCGCGTCCAACCGGACCGTGccgggggcggcggcggcggcagcagcaccacccgACAAGGCGCTGCTAGTGCCGGCGGGGCCACCGGTCGAGCCGGGCACGGTGCGCCAGAAGTGCAACGTGTTCCAGATGGTGGTGCAGCGGTGCGGGTTTGACGTGCTGCAGAAATCGGTCGAGcggacgcagcagcagcagcaggcggtgGACCGGAACCAAACCCAGCTGCTGCTCGCACAGCAGCGGGAGAaggagcagcaggagcaggaaaCCGGTCCCGAGCACGTGGACAACATCCAGCGAATACCGAACCCGTCCGCGGTGAAGAGCGCTGCCGCGGCCGGGTCATCgtcctcctcttcttcctcttcctcctcgtcgtcctcctcgttGCCGCCGGCGCCCCAGCCGACAGCGCTGGAGGCGGAGGGCGAGCGGGTGATCAAAACGCGCGACCTGTACCACTCCGGCCACCTGCCGGATGCGGCCTGCGTCGCCAACCTGTGCCCGCGCAACGGCACGGACGTGACGCTGCTGATCGTCGTCACGTCCGCGCCGACCCACCGGGAGCAGCGGCTCGCGATCCGGCAGGCCTGGGGCCACTACGGCAGCCGGCGCGACATCTCGATCGGGTTCATCGTGGGGCAGACGAACGATGCCCGGACCGAGGATCAGCTCGCGGCGGAAAGCTACATGTACAGCGATCTGATACGGGGGTACTTCATCGACAGCTACAGCAACCTGACGCTCAAGACGATCTCGATGCTCGAGTGGGCGAAGCTGCACTGCCCGAGCGCCTCCTTTCTGCTCAAGACGGACGACGACATGTTTATCAACGTGCCGAAGCTGCTGCAGTTCATGGAGGCGCACGGCAACCAGCGCCGGACGATCTTTGGCCGGCTGGCGAAGAAGTGGAAACCGATCCGGAACAAGAAGTCCAAGTACTACGTCAGCCCGGAACAGTACTATCCGCCCGTGTTTCCCTCGTTTACCACCG GGCCAGCCTACCTGCTGACGGCCGACATCGTCGGCGAGATGTTCGACAAGTCGCTCAGCCAAACGTACCTCAAGCTGGAGGACGTCTACATGACCGGCATAGTGGCGCAGCTGCTCAACATACACCGGATCAACGTGAAGGAGTTCCTCAACCGGCGGATAGCGTTCAACCAGTGCAACATCAAGAAGGCGATCAGCATCCACATGGTGAAGAACAACGAGCAGCTCGACCTGTGGAAGAAGCAGGTCGACACGAGCGTCGCCTGCACGTAG
- the LOC1271996 gene encoding protein stunted isoform X1, which yields MAAWRAAGLNYINYSNIAARLLRKALKPELRAQAVRRDDSHIKFTKWQNGKPEKAITE from the exons ATGGCCGCATGGAGAGCTGCTGGATTGAA CTACATTAACTACTCCAACATTGCCGCCCGGCTGCTCCGGAAGGCGCTGAAGCCGGAACTGCGGGCTCAGGCGGTCCGGCGCGATGACTCGCACATCAAGTTCACCAAGTGGCAGAACGGCAAGCCGGAAA AGGCTATCACCGAGTAA
- the LOC1271996 gene encoding protein stunted isoform X2, translating to MAAWRAAGLNYINYSNIAARLLRKALKPELRAQAVRRDDSHIKFTKWQNGKPENEK from the exons ATGGCCGCATGGAGAGCTGCTGGATTGAA CTACATTAACTACTCCAACATTGCCGCCCGGCTGCTCCGGAAGGCGCTGAAGCCGGAACTGCGGGCTCAGGCGGTCCGGCGCGATGACTCGCACATCAAGTTCACCAAGTGGCAGAACGGCAAGCCGGAAA ATGAGAAATGA